The genomic stretch TAATTTTCCTAATAACATAACGGGGACGATGACGTACTTCTTGATAAATACGCCCAATATATTCACCCATAATCCCTAAACCCATTAACATTATTCCCATTAAGAAAAAAACTATCGCAAATAACGTAAACACGCCTTCCGCTTCGGGTCCAATAATAATCCGGCGTAAAAACAAATATATAACAAAAAAGCTACTTAAGATTGAAATAAACAATCCTAACATAGTAAAAATCTGCAAGGGTAATAAGGTAAAACTAGTCATCCAATCAAAATTCAAACGTAATAACCGATAAAGGTTATATTTGGACTGACCACCTTTACGAGCATCATGCCCAACTTCAATTTCGGTGGGGGATATAGAAAGTTTATAGGCTTGTGCGGGAATGAATAAAGAAGTTTCCTTGCTGGCTATCATTAAATCGACGAGTGAACGTCGATAGGCTCTCAACATACAGCCTTGATCAGTCAAACGAATCTTAGTCATCTTATAGCGCAACCAATTATTAAGTATAGATGCATAGCGTCGAAAAAAAGTATCTTGGCGATTTTTTCGGATACCTCCTACATAATCATGACCTTCTTCAATGAATTTTACCAAATGAGAAATTTCCTCTGGTGGATTTTGTAGGTCAGCATCTAAAGTAATAATAATTTCTCCTCTGACGCGCTCCAAACCAGCCATCAATGCCATATGTTGACCGAAATTACCATTAAAATGAACAATGCGAATTTGCTCTGGTCGCCTTCTTTGTAATTCATTAAGTCGTTCATAGGAGTCATCTTGACTACCATCATTAACTAAAATAACCTCATAAGGCTTACCTAACTTGTCTAAGCTCGAAATCAAGCGCTGATAGAGCTGTTCCAAGTTTTCAGACTCATTATAAACTGGGATAACCACACTGATATAGGGCTTATTCATTTCACTAATCCTCTTTTAATCAAAAATATTTTTTATTTTATTTTTCTCTATAGGGTGATTGCTTAATAAAACATCTTGCGGTGTCTTTGCTAGCAAATAAATGAGATATTTCTTTTGTTGATTAATCTGCTGGTATGCTTCTTTACTAGCTATCATATAAATACGCCTTGAACTATTCCAGTCAGGCCAGAAATTAGCTTCCTGTAACATCCAATGGCTAGTATCTTGATGTTGCATACCAAAAGTTAATTCTCCACCGACATTGACTGTAAATACCCGTTGATTTAAATAAAAAGGCAAATCTTGATAATAATCATGGTATGCCACTACTTTATCGCCTGGCTTTATTAAAGGCTTAAGAGCAACAACTAAAGGCTTTATCGAACGTGTATCGAGCTGAGGAATACCCATAGAAACAATCCAGAAGCTAATCACACTTCCTATTGCCAAAGTTGCAAATGCCATTTTGGATTTTTTCCGCATAGCAAAGCAACTCGCGATTATGCTATTTAAAAGAAAAACACTATAAGCGGTTATCAAAAAAAGTCTGGCAGACGGAGATAGCGTAATAGTCGCATCGTAAGCTATATATAATATACCTATACTTCCTAAACCTAACCATACCAAAGGTACCGCTATATACCCCCATTTAATATCCCAGCTTCGCTGCCAGTGAGTAGAAAGATAATGGCCAGTTAATAAAGCCAAAGCAGGAAAAATCGGTAAAATATACGGAATTAATTTGGAATGTGAAAAGGAAAAGAAAAGAAAAATTATCCCTACCCAGAGTAAAAGAAAAATATAATTATTTTTTTCTTTGAATTGTTGCCAATTTCTAGGAAAGTGATTCACTATCGCTTGAGGTAAAAAACATACCCAAGGTAAAAACCCGGCAATAAAAATTGGAATAAAAAACCAATTGGGTTGGTAACGCTGTGCTATCAAAGTGGAATAACGCAGGAATTGCTGATCTATAAAATAGAATTGGAAAAATTCAGGATTTCTAGATTGAACTAAAATATGCCAAGGCAAAACCATTAATAAAAATAACAAAACCCCACTAGCAAGATAACATTGCTTCAACAAACGCCATTGATTAGATAATAATATCCAAAGCCCAATAATCATAGTAGGAAATACTATACCGATCAGCCCCTTTGTGAGAACTGCTAGGCCGGCAAATAGATAAGCACTATAAAATAAACACCGACGCCCTAAACTTGGTGACTGATTGGATGCAACTAAGAAAGTTAACAAGCTTCCAGATAAACAGATCGATAAGGTCATATCGAGTGTTACCATCCGTGCTAATGCAAAATATAGCAGACTGGAAGCAAGAATAATGGCACTTAATAATCCAGCTCGTCTTTCAAAAAGAATTCGACCTGATGCATAAACTAATAAGCAACCTAATAATGCCAGGATAGCGTTAGGTAAACGTACTGCCCATTCGCTGATAGGCGCCAAATATTGATTTTTTTTGTCCTTAAAGAATATTTGTCCTGTTTGATTAACCAATGGATTAAAAACCTTAATCGACCCCGCTTGTAGCCAATAAAATAAAGGGGGCTTTTCAAAATATTTGATCCCATTCAGATGAGGCGTTACAAAATCATGTAGCACCAACATTTCTCGTGGAATCTCAGCATATCTCCCTTCATCTGGTACACTCAATGGCCTAGTCCCTAAAAATAAGCCAAAGACTAAAGCAATACCCACTACCAGTAAGCCTAAATCAAAGTACCAGCTTCCTTTACTGGATTTAGTTTGAATGATCGACATCTTTTTTTTCCACTGCCTATTTTGGATAGGGGTTGAGAAAATAGCCTATTGCTATAATAATAGGCCAAATTTATAACGGTTCTAGAGAGGAAAAGCAATGCAAAAACAAAATATCGCGGTAATTCTATCGGGATGTGGTGCCTTAGACGGAAGTGAAATTCACGAGTCTGTACTTACCTTATTAGCCTTAGATCGTGCTGAATTACCTTATCAATGTTTGGCTCCTAATATACCTCAATCCCGCGTGGTCAATATGGCCGATGGTAAAACCCAAGAACATGCTAAAAGAAATGTACTGGAGGAATCCGCTCGTATTGGGCGTGGTAAAATTAAAGACATTGCCTTAGCCAATGCTGATGAGTATACCGCAATGATCTTTCCAGGTGGTTTCGGCGCCGCGCTAAATTTATGTAATTTTGGTTTAAGCAAAGAAAACTACTCCATACAAACAGACGTTTTTAAATTTGCAAAGGCCATGGTAGAAGCAAAAAAGCCCGCCGGCTTTATTTGTATTGCACCGGTTTTAGCGCCGAAGCTTTATCCAGCCGGTATCCAAATAACCATAGGAAATGATAAAGCCACCGCAGAGATTTTAGAAAAACTAGGTGCTCGGCATATTCCATGCGCGGCCACAGATTGTGTCGTGGATAAAGTCCATAAATTAGTTAGCACACCGGCCTATATGTTAGCTCGTTCAATTAAAGAAGTAGCGACGGGTATCGATTGTTTAGTAAAAGAATTATCTTTATTGTTACACTCATAATCTTATTTTCTAATGAACCAATTTCTTAGACCGATACGCAGCTTTGTGCATCGTCAAAAAAAATTAAGTAAGTGTCAACAGCTAGCTTTTGCGGCTTTATCGGAACAAAACACCTTATCAACACCTATAGATTTTAAAATCTTATTCGAACGGGATGCATATACTATATTAGAAATTGGGTTTGGTATGGGTGATAGTTTATTGCAACAGGCGCAACAACATCCAGAAAATAATTATTTAGGGATAGAAGTCCATCGGCCAGGAATCGCTTTCCTCTTAACACAAATCGAAAAATTTAAACTGAACAATATTAAAGTTATTTATGCAGATGCATCAGAGATTTTAGCTCGCTCCATTCCTAACCATAGTTTAGATTTAGTACAAATATTTTTTCCCGATCCTTGGCCGAAAACTCGGCACCACAAACGACGCTTGGTGCAAGCAAAATTTATCGATTTATTACATGAAAAGCTTAACTTAAACGGAAAATTACATCTGGCCACGGATTGGCAAGATTATGCCCAACATATGTTGAAAGTAATGGAAAATACATCTCAATGGAAAAACACCGCTGAAAAAAACCAATTTACTCCCCGACCACCGGCCAGACCAATGACTAAATTTGAAAAACGAGGTCAACAATTAGGTCATGCTATCTGGGATCTGGTTTTTTTGAGATTATAATTTTTGAGAACTTTAATCTGCCATAAACATGGCAAGTAAATTATTATAAAAGCGTTTACCAAACTCTGTCGTTTCCATAGCAAAATCATCATAGGTAACCAAACCTTGTTGCTGCGCTTTGTGTAATATAGGCTGAATACTTGAAAAAGATAATCCTGTTCGTTGCTGAAATAATTCCGCTGAGATCTTTTGATAAAGTCTTAACGCATTTAACATAAATTCAAAAGGTAATTCTCCCACTGAAATAAATTTTTCTTCTGCTAAAAATTGATTCTTTTGTGTTAAATAAGCTTTTGGATTTTTTTGCTTCCAAGCACGCCTAATAGTCCTTTTTTTGTTATCAGTTAGTTTACTATGCGCACCCGCACCGATGCCTATATAATCACCGAACTGCCAATAATTACGATTGTGCATACAATTGTATCCGTCTTTACTGAAAGCAGAAATTTCATAGTGCTTATATGCTTTTTGTCTAAAAATTTCTTCACCACGCTCTTGTAATTCACCCATAGTTTCTTCCATGGGTAATTGCGGAGGTCTTAGATAAAACTCAGTATTCGGTTCAATAGTGAGTTGATACCAAGAAATATGTGTGGGTTCCAAAGAAAATGCAATCTGCAAATCTTGCAGACCTTCTATGCTACTCTGCTGTGGTAAACCATGCATGAGATCGAGATTAATATTACTAAACCCCGCTTTTTTAGCGGCTGCTACGGCTTTAATCGCTTCATCTCCATTGTGGATGCGGCCAAGAATCTTTAATTTTTCATTAGAAAAACTTTGAACGCCCAAGGAAAGTCGATTAATACCTGCTTCACGGTAACCATAAAAACGCTGATATTCCACCGTTCCTGGATTTGCTTCTAAGGTAATTTCAGTCGATTTAGAAAATTCTATACGCTTTGCTAGCTCAACTAACAAGTAGCTAAGCATATCGGGTGAAAATAAACTAGGAGTGCCTCCACCCATAAAAATACTGGTAATAGGACGAACGGGCAGTTTCTGAAGATCTTGCTCTAAATCTACAATCAATGCGTCGATATAATTTTTTTCTGGTAACTCTGTTAATAAAGTATGTGAGTTAAAATCACAATAAGGACATTTTCGTATACACCAGGGAAAATGTATATAAAGTGACAAAGGCGGCAGCGTTAACATGCAAGCTTAGATATGCGAATAATACAGATTCGTTTTATATAAAAATTCGATGAATCCATTTTTTTCATAACGTAAAAAAATCTGATTTAATTCTTCAATCATAGTTTTATACCTTGCATCCTCAGATCCGGGGATAAATGACATCGATAGTAACCTGCCTTTAAATCCTTCCCAATCAAATTGCTGAACATTTCTAAGTGATGCTGTTTTTATAGTTTGATCACTAAAAAAAGTATCCATTGCAACTTTATCCAATTTTTTGGCATTCGAATCAGCATAATCTTTACCATACTCTAGTAATAAGCTTTCATAGGCACATATGAGAGGAGATTGGGTATCTCGAACATTCCAGACCAAAACAACCCAGGCTTTGGGCTTGGCAATCCGCTTAAATTCTCGCTTGGTTTTTTCCACATCAAACCAATGAAAAGCGGTGCCAGCCGTTATAAAATCCATACTAGCATTCTCTAGGTGAGTCGCTTCTGCTGTGCCGGAAATTGAATGAAACTGAGAATATTGTGCTAAATAAACCTCTCCAGCCTCTCTCATGGCTTGGTTAGGTTCAACACCATACACTGTATTCCCAACATCAAGAAATAATTTAGCAAGTAATCCTGTACCGGAACCTATATCGGCAATCACACTATTCTTGTTTAAGCCACATTCGTTAACCAGCAAATCTAATACTTGTTTCGGATAGGAAGGTCGATATTTTAGATAATACTGTACTGTTTTAGTAAAAGGTTCGATAAATTTGTCGGCCATTAAAACCCCCAACATTGCTTTATTGGCCTAAATTATACCACTGGTAAGCTTAATTTTTGCTTTAATTGATAAAAATCCGCCCAAGGGTCGTGTTTGAGTTTAGCTAATCGCTGAGGCAAATTTTTTACTGTGAAACTATCAGACTTAATTCGAACGTTTAATTCATTCCATGACAAGGGTGTTGCTACGGCAGCATTTTCCTTGATCCGTGTTGAATAAGGGGCAATACTGCTAGCACCGCGTTGATTTCGCAAATAATCCACAAAAATTTTCCCTTTACGCTTCGTCTTATTCATATTAGCAACAATGAATTGTGGATGCTGTATAGATAAATACTTTACAAACGACTGCGTAAATACTTTTACTTTATCCCAACTGTAAAGCCTTTGTATTGGCACTACGACATGCAGCCCTTTACTACCGGTTGTTTTAACAAAACTTTTCAGGTTAAGCTTCTGCAAATGATCTTTGACGAAAAAAGCAGCTTCAATAACCCTTTTCCATTCGATTTGCAATCCTGGATCAAGATCGAATGTAATAAAATCTGGCTTCTCTATCTTATCAATTTTACTAGCCCAGGGATGAATTTCTAAAACGCCTAATTGTATAAGCGCCATTAAACCCTGCTCATCCTTAATATAAAGATACGGTTCCGGTTTATCGGTTTTATCCGGCAAAGTTATAGCATACAAATTTTCCGTTTCTGTCGTTAAATGTCTTTGATAAAAACATTTTTTGTTTTGACCGTTGGGACAACGTAGCAACGTTAATGGGCGTTTTAAAATGTGAGGTAATATCCATTTTGCAACCCTATTATAGTAATTTGCCAAATCTAATTTAGTAATATTTACTTCGGGATATAATAATTTACCGGGGTGAGATAAATGAAAACTTGCTAAATTCCTGCCATTTCTGCTAGATAATTTTTTCTCATTCGATTTACGCATTTTTTAAACTACTCCTTAGTAATTTCTTCAAGACGTTTATCGTTGCGTAGTCCTTTAAAACTAGGATGCCGTAGTACGCCTGCGCGTGTCCATTCGGTAAATTCCACTTCCACGATAATTTTTGGTGTAATCCAGGACACTTCCCCTATTGCAGCAGGTATCTCCTTAAAAGGAGCTTTACTAGTTTTATATTTATTAAGAAGTTTGTTAATGTTTTTTAAAGAACTTTCATTAAATCCAGTTCCAACTTTGCCACAATAAAGCAATTGATGACTCTTGCCATGCACCGCTAATACTAAGGAAGCAAAATAATGTCGATTTCCCTTTCCTGGTGTAAATCCTACGACTAAAAACTCTTGCCGCTTGTTACATTTAATCTTGAGCCAATTTCGATTCCTTCCTGATACATACGGACTAAGCTTGTTTTTAGATACAATACCTTCCAAACCTTTTTTACATGCTTTTTTGAGGAAAATATTACCGTTATTTCCTTCGATATCACTACTAAATATCAGCTTATTATTATTTAAAGGAATTAGTTTTCTTAATAAATTTTTGCGATCTTGCAAAGCACAAAGCCGCAAATCCTTACCTTGATAATATATTAAATCAAAAATAGCATAGAGTAATATTGACTTTTCTTTGGTGTTAATAGAATTGGATAATAATTGAAAATCTGACCTATGTTTTTTATCTACTGCTATGACTTCTCCATCTAAAATAGCCGATTTCAGATTTAACTTTTGAACTTCTAACTGTAATTCTTTAAATTTTTCTGTCCAGTCTTTTTGATTACGAGTCAAAAACTTTATTTTTTTATCTTTTATAAAACAAAATAGACGATAACCATCAAATTTTATTTCATGGAGCCATTCATCTCCAGTAGGTGGTTTTTCGACCAAAGTCGCTAATTCGGGTTGCATCGAATTAGGCATAGGTTTTTTTCTAGCTTTGCTTGGACTAGTATTTTTAGAAGTTTTAATAATTTTAGGTTTATCGGATATATCCGCTTGAAATTTTTTTGCTATCCCTTGCAAGGAACATCTGCTAATCACACTATTAGGTTTGGCTTGCGTAACATCATACTGTTTTTCTGATCGCGCAAATTTATCTTTTACCTTAATAAATAACCAATTTTTGGGGTTATTTTTAATTTGCACCAAGTTCCAAGCGCCTTTTAATTTTTTTCCTTTTAGAATAAAACTTAAATGTCCTTTTTTGTAAGCAGAATTAGCGTCCGCTGTTTCGCATACCCAAGTGCCGGTATCCCAAAGCATCACCGTGCCACCACCATATTCACCTTTTGGAATTATTCCTTCAAATTTCGCATATTCAAGGGGATGATCTTCTACATGTACTGCTAAGCGCTTAATAGAATTATCTAAACTAGGGCCTTTGGGTATAGCCCAGCTTTTTAAAACACCATTTAATTCCAAACGTAGATCATAATGCAAATGACTGGCCGCATGTTTTTGAATAATATAAATTAATTGTTTATTTTTTTTAATACTGCCATAGGGTTCAGCACTACGCTTAAAATCCCTTTTTTTACGGTATTTTCGTAAAGACATAGCAACTACCCACGTTTTTTTGATGCTTTCTGCTTATTTTTCTCTAAACTTTTTTTCAATAAATCCACAAAATCAATGACATTACTTTTTTTAAGATTAGTTTTAATTTTCTTGGCAGAAACTTTTTTATGGTGAATCTTAGCTTCTACCCATTTGGCTAAGGTTTCTCTAAATACATCATGGTAGTCCTTAGGGTCCCATTTGGTAGTCATACCATTTACCAGCTGTTTGGCAATCTCTATTTCTTTGGCCGAAATTTTATGGGCTTTTACATTGGTCGAAGGAAATTCGAAATCCGATATTTTTCGAAGTTCTTGGTGGTATCTAAGTAGGTTTAGCACAAGCGCACTTTCATAGGGCATAAGTGCTGCTAAATATTCACGGGTATGAATGATAACTTTAGAAATGCCGACTTTTTTAGTATCCTTTAAAATTTCACGCAACAAAACATAAGCTTTTTCACCTTTCTTGTCCGGAACTAAATAATAAGGTTTTTCGAAATCCATGGTATTAATACTATTTTTATTAACAAAAGTAACAATATCAATGGTCTTGGAATGTTCGCCTGAAATAGCTTTAATATCAGACTGTTTTAACACCAAGTAATTGTTATCATCATATTCGTAGCCTTTCGCAATATCCGTCCAAGGCACTTCTTCGCCAGTATGTTCATTGATACGCATATAACGAATTCTAGCTTTATCACGACTATCAATTAACTTAAATTGTATATCAAATTTTTTTTCGGCTGGGTATAAAATAACGGGTATATTGACTAAACCAAATGTGATATATCCTTTCCAAATAGGCCTTGCCATTTAAGCCTTCCTTTATTTAAAGTTAAAA from Rickettsiella endosymbiont of Miltochrista miniata encodes the following:
- the hemW gene encoding radical SAM family heme chaperone HemW produces the protein MPPLSLYIHFPWCIRKCPYCDFNSHTLLTELPEKNYIDALIVDLEQDLQKLPVRPITSIFMGGGTPSLFSPDMLSYLLVELAKRIEFSKSTEITLEANPGTVEYQRFYGYREAGINRLSLGVQSFSNEKLKILGRIHNGDEAIKAVAAAKKAGFSNINLDLMHGLPQQSSIEGLQDLQIAFSLEPTHISWYQLTIEPNTEFYLRPPQLPMEETMGELQERGEEIFRQKAYKHYEISAFSKDGYNCMHNRNYWQFGDYIGIGAGAHSKLTDNKKRTIRRAWKQKNPKAYLTQKNQFLAEEKFISVGELPFEFMLNALRLYQKISAELFQQRTGLSFSSIQPILHKAQQQGLVTYDDFAMETTEFGKRFYNNLLAMFMAD
- a CDS encoding glycosyltransferase, with protein sequence MNKPYISVVIPVYNESENLEQLYQRLISSLDKLGKPYEVILVNDGSQDDSYERLNELQRRRPEQIRIVHFNGNFGQHMALMAGLERVRGEIIITLDADLQNPPEEISHLVKFIEEGHDYVGGIRKNRQDTFFRRYASILNNWLRYKMTKIRLTDQGCMLRAYRRSLVDLMIASKETSLFIPAQAYKLSISPTEIEVGHDARKGGQSKYNLYRLLRLNFDWMTSFTLLPLQIFTMLGLFISILSSFFVIYLFLRRIIIGPEAEGVFTLFAIVFFLMGIMLMGLGIMGEYIGRIYQEVRHRPRYVIRKIIDDTNEA
- the ligD gene encoding non-homologous end-joining DNA ligase, whose protein sequence is MRKSNEKKLSSRNGRNLASFHLSHPGKLLYPEVNITKLDLANYYNRVAKWILPHILKRPLTLLRCPNGQNKKCFYQRHLTTETENLYAITLPDKTDKPEPYLYIKDEQGLMALIQLGVLEIHPWASKIDKIEKPDFITFDLDPGLQIEWKRVIEAAFFVKDHLQKLNLKSFVKTTGSKGLHVVVPIQRLYSWDKVKVFTQSFVKYLSIQHPQFIVANMNKTKRKGKIFVDYLRNQRGASSIAPYSTRIKENAAVATPLSWNELNVRIKSDSFTVKNLPQRLAKLKHDPWADFYQLKQKLSLPVV
- a CDS encoding class I SAM-dependent methyltransferase, with protein sequence MADKFIEPFTKTVQYYLKYRPSYPKQVLDLLVNECGLNKNSVIADIGSGTGLLAKLFLDVGNTVYGVEPNQAMREAGEVYLAQYSQFHSISGTAEATHLENASMDFITAGTAFHWFDVEKTKREFKRIAKPKAWVVLVWNVRDTQSPLICAYESLLLEYGKDYADSNAKKLDKVAMDTFFSDQTIKTASLRNVQQFDWEGFKGRLLSMSFIPGSEDARYKTMIEELNQIFLRYEKNGFIEFLYKTNLYYSHI
- the ligD gene encoding non-homologous end-joining DNA ligase — protein: MSLRKYRKKRDFKRSAEPYGSIKKNKQLIYIIQKHAASHLHYDLRLELNGVLKSWAIPKGPSLDNSIKRLAVHVEDHPLEYAKFEGIIPKGEYGGGTVMLWDTGTWVCETADANSAYKKGHLSFILKGKKLKGAWNLVQIKNNPKNWLFIKVKDKFARSEKQYDVTQAKPNSVISRCSLQGIAKKFQADISDKPKIIKTSKNTSPSKARKKPMPNSMQPELATLVEKPPTGDEWLHEIKFDGYRLFCFIKDKKIKFLTRNQKDWTEKFKELQLEVQKLNLKSAILDGEVIAVDKKHRSDFQLLSNSINTKEKSILLYAIFDLIYYQGKDLRLCALQDRKNLLRKLIPLNNNKLIFSSDIEGNNGNIFLKKACKKGLEGIVSKNKLSPYVSGRNRNWLKIKCNKRQEFLVVGFTPGKGNRHYFASLVLAVHGKSHQLLYCGKVGTGFNESSLKNINKLLNKYKTSKAPFKEIPAAIGEVSWITPKIIVEVEFTEWTRAGVLRHPSFKGLRNDKRLEEITKE
- the trmB gene encoding tRNA (guanosine(46)-N7)-methyltransferase TrmB, yielding MNQFLRPIRSFVHRQKKLSKCQQLAFAALSEQNTLSTPIDFKILFERDAYTILEIGFGMGDSLLQQAQQHPENNYLGIEVHRPGIAFLLTQIEKFKLNNIKVIYADASEILARSIPNHSLDLVQIFFPDPWPKTRHHKRRLVQAKFIDLLHEKLNLNGKLHLATDWQDYAQHMLKVMENTSQWKNTAEKNQFTPRPPARPMTKFEKRGQQLGHAIWDLVFLRL
- a CDS encoding Ku protein, with the protein product MARPIWKGYITFGLVNIPVILYPAEKKFDIQFKLIDSRDKARIRYMRINEHTGEEVPWTDIAKGYEYDDNNYLVLKQSDIKAISGEHSKTIDIVTFVNKNSINTMDFEKPYYLVPDKKGEKAYVLLREILKDTKKVGISKVIIHTREYLAALMPYESALVLNLLRYHQELRKISDFEFPSTNVKAHKISAKEIEIAKQLVNGMTTKWDPKDYHDVFRETLAKWVEAKIHHKKVSAKKIKTNLKKSNVIDFVDLLKKSLEKNKQKASKKRG
- the elbB gene encoding isoprenoid biosynthesis glyoxalase ElbB; this translates as MQKQNIAVILSGCGALDGSEIHESVLTLLALDRAELPYQCLAPNIPQSRVVNMADGKTQEHAKRNVLEESARIGRGKIKDIALANADEYTAMIFPGGFGAALNLCNFGLSKENYSIQTDVFKFAKAMVEAKKPAGFICIAPVLAPKLYPAGIQITIGNDKATAEILEKLGARHIPCAATDCVVDKVHKLVSTPAYMLARSIKEVATGIDCLVKELSLLLHS
- a CDS encoding glycosyltransferase family 39 protein, which translates into the protein MSIIQTKSSKGSWYFDLGLLVVGIALVFGLFLGTRPLSVPDEGRYAEIPREMLVLHDFVTPHLNGIKYFEKPPLFYWLQAGSIKVFNPLVNQTGQIFFKDKKNQYLAPISEWAVRLPNAILALLGCLLVYASGRILFERRAGLLSAIILASSLLYFALARMVTLDMTLSICLSGSLLTFLVASNQSPSLGRRCLFYSAYLFAGLAVLTKGLIGIVFPTMIIGLWILLSNQWRLLKQCYLASGVLLFLLMVLPWHILVQSRNPEFFQFYFIDQQFLRYSTLIAQRYQPNWFFIPIFIAGFLPWVCFLPQAIVNHFPRNWQQFKEKNNYIFLLLWVGIIFLFFSFSHSKLIPYILPIFPALALLTGHYLSTHWQRSWDIKWGYIAVPLVWLGLGSIGILYIAYDATITLSPSARLFLITAYSVFLLNSIIASCFAMRKKSKMAFATLAIGSVISFWIVSMGIPQLDTRSIKPLVVALKPLIKPGDKVVAYHDYYQDLPFYLNQRVFTVNVGGELTFGMQHQDTSHWMLQEANFWPDWNSSRRIYMIASKEAYQQINQQKKYLIYLLAKTPQDVLLSNHPIEKNKIKNIFD